The Blochmannia endosymbiont of Camponotus sp. genomic interval TAATAAAATGTTGTATTGTTCTGGCATAATGCGGTAGAATTTAATAGTGTTATGCCGGTCGTAGAATCGTCTTTTTATTTGCAGTAAATAATGAAAATTTATTAAAATACTTATTACATTAAGAGTTTGATTAAAAGACAAATATGTTGAATCATTTTTATTTGATGAGATGATGCATGTTCTACATCAAACTCAGTGGATAAACATATCGCTTCTGTCAATAATTTTTATTGACCTTGCAATCCAATAATGTACAAGGATCGTTGTTTGTTATTAAAGTTGGACGGGATAACAGCAAATAGTATATATTTAGATATGATCTTCTCAAAAAAACGGAGATTTTAATAATGACAACAGTCAATCAGCTTGTTCGTAATGCACGCCCAATAAAAACTTTTAAAAGCAATGTACCGGCATTGGGAGCCTGTCCACAAAAAAGAGGAGTATGTGTGCGAGTATACACTACTACTCCAAAAAAACCAAATTCTGCATTACGAAAAGTATGTCGTGTTCGTTTAACTAATGGATTGGAAGTGACTTCTTATATCGGGGGGGAAGGTCATAATTTACAGGAGCATGCTTCAATTCTGATTCGAGGGGGACGAGTTAAAGATCTTCCAGGTGTTCGGTATCATGTTATTCGTGGTGCTCTTGATTGTGCAGGAGTGAATTCGCGTAAGAAAAGTCGCTCCAAATATGGGACGAAGCAACCAAAATCATAGCTCGAAATATCAGATATTTTTTTTATTTTTTAATTTAAGTCAAATTTAAAAAAGATAATCAAGGTTCAGCTAGTTGAAAATGTAATAATTTTTTTATTAATGGTTTTCATTTTTTCATTTGAAAGAAATATCTATTAGTCAAATAGGAATTATAATTAATGCCACGTCGTCGCATCGCTACTAAACGCAATATTCTTCCGGATCCAAAATTTGGATCTGATCTTTTGGCAAAGTTTATCAATATATTGATGTTAAACGGGAAGAAATCTACTGCAGAATCAATAGTGTACTCTGCCTTAGATAATTTATTCAGACGATCTAACAAAGACCGTTTAGAGGCATTCGAACTAGCTTTAAATAATGTGCGCCCAGTCGTAGAAGTAAAATCTAGACGTGTTGGCGGCTCTACTTATCAGGTGCCAGTAGAAGTGCGTCTCGTGCGTAGAAACACTCTAGCGATGCGGTGGATTATTGA includes:
- the rpsL gene encoding 30S ribosomal protein S12, producing MTTVNQLVRNARPIKTFKSNVPALGACPQKRGVCVRVYTTTPKKPNSALRKVCRVRLTNGLEVTSYIGGEGHNLQEHASILIRGGRVKDLPGVRYHVIRGALDCAGVNSRKKSRSKYGTKQPKS
- the rpsG gene encoding 30S ribosomal protein S7; translated protein: MPRRRIATKRNILPDPKFGSDLLAKFINILMLNGKKSTAESIVYSALDNLFRRSNKDRLEAFELALNNVRPVVEVKSRRVGGSTYQVPVEVRLVRRNTLAMRWIIEAARKRNDKSMELRLASELLDAIEGKGHAVKKREEIHRVAESNKAFAHYRW